A single genomic interval of Anolis carolinensis isolate JA03-04 chromosome X, rAnoCar3.1.pri, whole genome shotgun sequence harbors:
- the rab36 gene encoding ras-related protein Rab-36 isoform X1, with translation MEAPRPPVAPDRSLAAFPKAYSPEACLQFKEGFHEQVRLTCQRKNTNTSGLGVSKVVVVGDLCVGKTSLINRFCKNAFDRSYKATIGVDFEIERFEILGVPYSLQIWDTAGQEKFKCIASAYYRGAEVIVTVFDLADIQTLGHTKQWLEDALNENSPGSSFIFLVGTKKDLVGRQEVTMSLLVWLLFQSEAECRRTEADAIKMANEMEAEYWSVSSKTGENVQAFFSRVAALAFEKSLLREWEKNGRQGARIGSLIQIERNASELSGQSRPNCC, from the exons ATGGAGGCCCCGAGGCCCCCCGTCGCCCCGGACAGGAGCCTCGCCGCCTTCCCCAAG GCTTACAGCCCTGAGGCCTGCCTCCAATTCAAAGAAGGCTTCCATGAACAGGTGAGACTCACCTGCCAGAGGAAAAACACCAATACATCTGG GCTGGGCGTCTCCAAAGTGGTTGTGGTGGGAGACCTTTGTGTTGGGAAGACCAGCCTCATCAACAG ATTCTGCAAGAACGCTTTTGACCGGAGCTACAAGGCCACCATTGGCGTGGATTTCGAGATCGAACGCTTTGAGATTTTGGGGGTCCCCTACAGTCTCCAGAT ATGGGATACAGCCGGGCAGGAGAAGTTCAAATGCATCGCTTCCGCTTATTACAGAGGAGCCGAAG TCATCGTCACTGTCTTCGATCTGGCCGATATCCAGACTTTGGGTCACACCAA GCAATGGCTGGAGGACGCCTTGAACGAAAACAGCCCTGGTTCCAGCTTCATCTTTCTCGTTGGGACAAAGAAGGATTTAGTG GGGCGACAGGAAGTGACCATGTCACTCTTGGTCTGGCTTCTTTTCCAGTCGGAGGCCGAATGCCGTCGAACGGAAGCGGACGCCATCAAGATGGCCAACGAAATGGAGGCCGAGTATTGGTCCgtttcatccaaaacag GGGAAAACGTCCAGGCCTTCTTCTCTCGGGTGGCGGCCCTGGCCTTCGAGAAATCCCTTCTGAGGGAGTGGGAGAAAAATGGCCGCCAAGGAGCCAGGATCGGGAGCCTCATCC AAATTGAACGAAACGCATCCGAGCTCAGTGGTCAGTCCAGGCCAAACTGTTGCTAG
- the rab36 gene encoding ras-related protein Rab-36 isoform X2, translating to MEAPRPPVAPDRSLAAFPKAYSPEACLQFKEGFHEQVRLTCQRKNTNTSGLGVSKVVVVGDLCVGKTSLINRFCKNAFDRSYKATIGVDFEIERFEILGVPYSLQIWDTAGQEKFKCIASAYYRGAEVIVTVFDLADIQTLGHTKQWLEDALNENSPGSSFIFLVGTKKDLVSEAECRRTEADAIKMANEMEAEYWSVSSKTGENVQAFFSRVAALAFEKSLLREWEKNGRQGARIGSLIQIERNASELSGQSRPNCC from the exons ATGGAGGCCCCGAGGCCCCCCGTCGCCCCGGACAGGAGCCTCGCCGCCTTCCCCAAG GCTTACAGCCCTGAGGCCTGCCTCCAATTCAAAGAAGGCTTCCATGAACAGGTGAGACTCACCTGCCAGAGGAAAAACACCAATACATCTGG GCTGGGCGTCTCCAAAGTGGTTGTGGTGGGAGACCTTTGTGTTGGGAAGACCAGCCTCATCAACAG ATTCTGCAAGAACGCTTTTGACCGGAGCTACAAGGCCACCATTGGCGTGGATTTCGAGATCGAACGCTTTGAGATTTTGGGGGTCCCCTACAGTCTCCAGAT ATGGGATACAGCCGGGCAGGAGAAGTTCAAATGCATCGCTTCCGCTTATTACAGAGGAGCCGAAG TCATCGTCACTGTCTTCGATCTGGCCGATATCCAGACTTTGGGTCACACCAA GCAATGGCTGGAGGACGCCTTGAACGAAAACAGCCCTGGTTCCAGCTTCATCTTTCTCGTTGGGACAAAGAAGGATTTAGTG TCGGAGGCCGAATGCCGTCGAACGGAAGCGGACGCCATCAAGATGGCCAACGAAATGGAGGCCGAGTATTGGTCCgtttcatccaaaacag GGGAAAACGTCCAGGCCTTCTTCTCTCGGGTGGCGGCCCTGGCCTTCGAGAAATCCCTTCTGAGGGAGTGGGAGAAAAATGGCCGCCAAGGAGCCAGGATCGGGAGCCTCATCC AAATTGAACGAAACGCATCCGAGCTCAGTGGTCAGTCCAGGCCAAACTGTTGCTAG